The Notolabrus celidotus isolate fNotCel1 unplaced genomic scaffold, fNotCel1.pri scaffold_300_arrow_ctg1, whole genome shotgun sequence genome window below encodes:
- the LOC117809474 gene encoding proteasome subunit beta type-7-like, producing MAIRTVTAGIRGRPFSTCLYCPTGPEERPAELTELVQTYKQEVTEAACELICDWAQKILKRSFDTVVEIARYLIQAHIVNPRCSQAELVTSAALAVSVFPPLASFLGYVDKLGVAYEAPTVATGFGAYLAQPLMREVVENKVEITKQEARELVERCLKVLYYRDARSYNRHEIAIVTEEGVEIIGPLSSETNWDIAHLVSGFE from the exons ATGGCGATACGTACTGTTACAGCTGGCATCAGAGGAAGACCGTTCTCAACATGCCTCTACTGCCCAACTGGACCTGAAGAACGAccg GCCGAACTGACCGAGCTGGTCCAGAcgtacaaacaggaagtgacagagGCGGCGTGCGAGCTGATCTGCGATTGGGCCCAGAAGATCCTGAAGCGTTCGTTTGACACGGTGGTGGAGATCGCCCGGTACCTGATCCAGGCGCACATCGTGAACCCTCGCTGCAGCCAGGCAGAGCTTGTCACCTCTGCAGCCctcgcag tctctgtgttccctcctCTCGCTAGTTTCCTCGGTTATGTGGACAAGCTGGGCGTGGCTTATGAGGCTCCCACCGTGGCTACAGGCTTCGGAGCGTACCTGGCTCAG cCCCTGATGAGGGAGGTGGTGGAGAACAAAGTGGAGATCACCAAACAGGAGGCCCGGGAGCTGGTGGAGCGCTGCCTCAAAGTGCTGTACTACAGAGACGCTCGCTCCTACAACAGG cacGAGATCGCCATAGTAACAGAGGAGGGCGTGGAGATTATTGGACCTCTGTCTTCTGAGACCAACTGGGACATCGCTCACCTGGTCAG
- the LOC117809475 gene encoding DNA-binding protein RFX5-like, with translation MTTGCKHGTQPDMERGGRLSQLGLCPVCSFSARVSWSRCRRTRGTSCRTPPAGGGGSGGGGRATRSPACCCKNLKSNISKSVQTKVDQILQEVQRFSDNDKLYLYLQLPSGPSSGDKSGGDSSSFNTADQLHTCNWIRSHLEEHSDTCLPKQDVYETYKRYCENLQHRPLSAANFGKIIRDIFPNIKARRLGGRGQSKYPLTVERLM, from the exons ATGACCACCGGCTGTAAACACGGCACACAGCCGGACATGGAGCGAGGAGGGCGGCTGTCACAGCTCGGCCTCTGCCCTGT ATGTTCCTTCTCAGCTCGGGTTAGCTGGTCCAGATGTCGGAGGACCAGAGGCACCAGCTGTCGGACGCCTCCGGCGGGGGGAGGCGGGTCTGGAGGCGGGGGGAGGGCGACACGGAGCCCAGCATGCTGCTGCAAAAACCTCAAGAGCAACATCTC GAAGAGTGTTCAGACCAAAGTGGATCAGATCCTG CAAGAAGTTCAGCGTTTCTCTGACAACGACAAGCTGTACCTGTACCTCCAGCTGCCCTCAGGACCCAGCTCCGGAGACAAGAG tggtgGGGACTCCAGTTCGTTCAACACAGCCGACCAGCTTCACACGTGTAACTGGATCCGAAGTCACCTGGAGGAGCATTCTGACACCTGCCTGCCCAAACAAGACGTCTACGAGACATACAa gagaTACTGTGAGAACCTGCAGCATCGTCCTCTCAGCGCCGCAAACTTCGGGAAGATCATCAGAGACATTTTCCCCAACATCAAGGCTCGACGGCTCGGCGGCAGAGGACAGTCCAAATATCCTTTAACTGTAGAAAGACTAATGTGA